In Rutidosis leptorrhynchoides isolate AG116_Rl617_1_P2 chromosome 2, CSIRO_AGI_Rlap_v1, whole genome shotgun sequence, one genomic interval encodes:
- the LOC139889709 gene encoding uncharacterized protein — protein sequence MVIPTSQPKNLDPIIAGILEEGRNFLQTEWSGAGRVLSQQGLTGPKKNYSPIEKMCLSLYFAATKLRHYFLSTTVLVIARTDLIKYMLTRPVLKGRIGKWILGLSEFTFRYVPIKAVKGQAFADFLADHAMNVFEPVELDEEVLAFAEVVPWTLYFDGSSTLGAAGAGVVLISPSGQAPQAAKRLKFQTWRYHRLGKTAFVRSLSFSDEDPRDPMADCGLIHPKFKANLEGNEREEPISSTSQSDNGE from the exons ATGGTTATTCCTACATCACAACCTAAAAATCTTGACCCAATCATTGCGGGTATCCTTGAGGAGGGCCGGAACTTCCTACAAACAGAGTGGAGTG GAGCAGGCCGTGTATTATCTCAGCAGGGCCTTACAGGGCCTAAGAAGAATTATTCGCCGATCGAGAAGATGTGCTTATCGCTCTACTTTGCAGCAACcaagctccgacactacttcctttcCACAACAGTGTTGGTAATTGCTCGAACGGACCTGATTAAGTATATGCTGACCAGACCCGTGTTGAAGGGGAGAATTGGGAAGTGGATCCTAGGGCTATCCGAGTTCACTTTTCGGTACGTTCCTATAAAGGCGGTCAAAGGACAGGCATTTGCAGACTTCTTGGCAGATCATGCCATGAATGTTTTCGAACCAGTGGAGCTCGATGAAGAAGTCCTCGCCTTTGCAGAGGTGGTTCCATGGACTCTCTACTTCGATGGATCTAGCACTTTGGGGGCTGCAGGGGCCGGAGTGGTATTAATATCACCTTCAGGCCAGGCCCCACAAGCTGCTAAAAGATTGAAGTTTCAAACCTGGCGGTATCACCGCTTAGGAAAAACTGCTTTCGTGCGGTCTCTTTCTTTTTCGGATGAAG ATCCTCGTGACCCCATGGCCGATTGTGGGTTAATCCACCCCAAGTTCAAAGCGAACCTGGAAGGAAATGAGAGGGAAGAACCCATTTCCAGCACGAGCCAATCCGATAACGGAGAATGA
- the LOC139894566 gene encoding cytochrome c oxidase subunit 2-like, with protein MIVLEWLFLTIAPCDAAEPWQLGSQDAATPMMQGIIDLHHDIFFFLILILVFVSRILVRALWHFRKEKNPIPQRIVHGTTIEILWTIFPSIILMFIAIPSFALLYSMDEVVVNPAITIKAIGHQWYWTYEYSDYNSSDEQSLTFDSYMIPEDDLELGQLRLLEVDNRVVVPAKSHLRIIVASADVLHSWAVPTRPAIAWCDAGNPSPPSPPGRLPLPQPETPPVPDPVPVVIPRLPQPLLSDEERSAILYQRYLGNNLGGSDNLLRLVSTIDAQLLVERYVEAALVDDGFHPQAVLNGYRDIRGSLHYPQGRLLSVRTYESYVTQIRELGTRGSVPYRRVLRAIHRDLLLPRRIGNRWV; from the coding sequence ATGATTGTTCTAGAATGGCTATTTCTCACAATTGCTCCTTGTGATGCAGCGGAACCATGGCAATTAGGATCTCAAGACGCAGCAACACCTATGATGCAAGGAATAATAGACTTACATCacgatatctttttcttcctcattctgaTTTTGGTTTTCGTATCACGGATCTTGGTTCGCGCTTTATGGCATTTCCGAAAAGAAAAAAATCCAATCCCGCAAAGGATTGTTCATGGAACTACTATCGAGATTCTTTGGACCATATTTCCTAGTATCATCCTGATGTTCATTGCTATACCATCATTTGCTCTCTTATACTCAATGGACGAGGTAGTAGTAAATCCAGCCATTACTATCAAAGCTATTGGACATCAATGGTATTGGACCTATGAGTATTCGGACTATAACAGTTCCGATGAACAGTCACTCACTTTTGACAGTTATATGATTCCAGAAGATGATCTAGAATTGGGTCAATTACGTTTATTAGAAGTGGACAATCGAGTGGTTGTACCAGCCAAAAGTCATCTACGTATTATTGTAGCATCTGCTGATGTACTTCATAGTTGGGCTGTACCTACTCGTCCTGCGATAGCCTGGTGCGACGCGGGGAACCCCTCCCCCCCTAGTCCACCAGGCCGCCTACCTCTTCCTCAACCGGAGACGCCGCCGGTACCTGACCCGGTCCCCGTCGTGATCCCCCGATTGCCCCAACCGCTACTCTCTGATGAAGAGAGAAGTGCAATCCTCTATCAGAGATACTTGGGCAACAATTTGGGAGGGAGCGATAACCTTCTACGTCTGGTCTCCACTATAGACGCTCAATTGCTAGTGGAGCGATACGTAGAAGCTGCCTTAGTGGATGATGGGTTCCATCCACAGGCCGTACTCAACGGGTACCGGGACATCCGGGGCTCCCTCCATTATCCACAAGGTCGTCTTTTGAGTGTGCGTACGTACGAATCGTACGTCACTCAAATCAGGGAGCTTGGGACCCGGGGGAGCGTGCCGTATCGGCGTGTTCTAAGAGCGATCCATCGGGATCTGCTCTTACCACGTCGGATCGGCAACCGGTGGGTTTGA
- the LOC139893096 gene encoding uncharacterized protein, translating into MKAVFPLISKISRIMEFSPRAAELTTLLESRISNFYTNFQVDEIGRVVSVGDGIARVYGLNEIQAGEMVEFASGVKGIALNLENENVGIVVFGSDTAIKEGDLVKRTDSIVDVPAGKVRTRHRGLSTRIGCFLLFFLIIISLFLAIAFPAVFVSLCKSGVSLGARAFADFFLKSLGVAVPVPVKLFLVLVFSSLKMEMNSSESWGEYIQTSTEGTSTASADAGAGPNTVSDSTEGPASPGRFPYEPDERVGGDSVLSIQRRLLASNPLPSAEEIDFARMQAEDLFEVKVQIIQRMQVLYPTGDWMRKGARALDSPNSATGESSLRRLYSLLEDLDQYGRTSRTFFSLSEKVALRKESLDAESRES; encoded by the coding sequence ATGAAAGCGGTATTCCCCCTTATATCTAAAATAAGTAGAATCATGGAATTCTCTCCGAGAGCTGCTGAACTAACGACTCTATTAGAAAGTAGAATTAGCAACTTTTACACGAATTTTCAAGTGGATGAGATTGGTCGAGTGGTCTCAGTTGGAGATGGGATTGCACGTGTTTATGGGTTGAACGAGATTCAAGCTGGGGAAATGGTTGAATTTGCCAGCGGTGTGAAAGGAATAGCCTTGAATCTTGAGAATGAGAATGTAGGGATTGTTGTCTTTGGTAGTGATACTGCTATTAAAGAAGGAGATCTTGTCAAGCGCACTGACTCTATTGTGGATGTCCCCGCGGGGAAGGTTAGAACGCGCCATCGCGGATTGTCTACAAGAATTGGTTGCTTTTTattattctttttaataataatttccCTTTTTCTTGCGATCGCCTTCCCCGCCGTTTTTGTATCACTTTGCAAAAGCGGTGTCTCTCTTGGTGCGCGGGCTTTCGCGGACTTTTTCTTGAAGAGTTTGGGGGTCGCTGTGCCTGTCCCGGTCAAGCTTTTCTTAGTTTTAGTGTTTTCCTCCTTGAAGATGGAAATGAATTCCTCCGAGAGTTGGGGGGAATACATACAGACATCAACGGAAGGCACCTCGACCGCTTCTGCTGATGCAGGGGCCGGACCCAATACGGTGTCAGACTCGACTGAGGGGCCAGCTAGCCCCGGTCGCTTTCCATACGAACCTGATGAGCGGGTCGGGGGCGATTCCGTCTTGTCCATACAAAGACGACTCTTAGCTTCGAATCCCTTGCCTAGTGCCGAAGAAATAGACTTCGCCCGTATGCAAGCGGAAGACCTCTTCGAGGTCAAGGTTCAGATCATTCAGCGAATGCAAGTTCTTTATCCGACGGGGGATTGGATGCGGAAGGGAGCTCGCGCTCTCGACTCCCCCAATAGCGCTACAGGGGAGTCGTCCTTGAGAAGGCTCTATAGCCTTCTGGAGGATCTCGATCAGTACGGGAGGACCTCTAGAACTTTCTTTTCATTGAGCGAAAAAGTAGCCCTGAGAAAAGAGAGTCTTGACGCGGAATCTAGGGAGTCTTGA